The Metabacillus sediminilitoris genome window below encodes:
- a CDS encoding metallophosphoesterase family protein yields the protein MKDKQSQNETENLLSTDIFKNEMDRRTFLQRSSKVAGAALGLTLIGSLNSIPVGAVSSSSVIHSNGRKPDLVFPVISDVHIHHSNDNTLNKFITTLEQLNKVVPSQDAFVVVGDLTDYGYESEYDKFMSAYNKRKQSKAVSMFAIGNHDYWNGLSVNDSYKRFYEKTGMDSHYYHKVIKGYHFIVLGTEDGRTEGTFSVKQIEWLGEQLKLAKADDPNKPIFVFHHQPIKETIYGSEWGFTENRDLFYDTLKPYPQVISFSGHTHYPLDDPRIIHQKDFTSIGTSTGAYLWLDSGRVQGEVPEGADILNQALVVEVHNNKVLIKRRDIHNDDWTGEPFEISYPAEKNKFKYTEDRDNKAPFFTKDAMISIDHEKTAVTSLAIMLTQAKDNLLVHDYRVVARNADTGEVVNKFLAFSEFYKDPVPNPLTLSVGELMPNTTYQIEVYALDAYENVSHNSLKVLGKTLDGEVKDVMITLSKDILKGVEDSVEVTVENARIPKSDWIGLYEVNEKPGDIAAIWWMYTQTTNGTLSFTFNGSSSSRYKEGSTYKFVYFYGSGYDAVASKTFTVGS from the coding sequence ATGAAGGACAAGCAATCACAAAATGAAACGGAAAACTTGTTATCTACTGATATTTTTAAAAATGAAATGGATCGTCGTACTTTTTTACAGAGGAGCTCGAAAGTCGCGGGAGCTGCTTTGGGATTAACACTAATAGGTTCGTTAAATAGTATACCCGTGGGGGCGGTATCTAGCTCTTCTGTCATTCATTCAAATGGTAGAAAACCAGATTTAGTTTTTCCCGTTATAAGTGATGTTCATATTCATCATAGTAATGATAATACCTTGAATAAGTTTATAACAACTTTAGAACAGTTAAATAAAGTAGTTCCTAGCCAAGATGCATTTGTGGTTGTTGGAGATTTAACGGATTATGGATATGAATCAGAATATGATAAGTTTATGTCTGCTTATAATAAGCGAAAACAATCAAAAGCTGTTTCTATGTTTGCTATAGGAAACCATGACTATTGGAATGGATTATCAGTAAATGATTCTTATAAACGGTTCTACGAGAAAACTGGGATGGACTCTCATTACTATCATAAGGTAATCAAAGGTTATCATTTTATTGTTCTTGGCACGGAAGATGGTAGAACAGAGGGAACCTTTTCAGTGAAGCAAATTGAATGGTTAGGAGAACAGTTAAAGCTCGCTAAAGCTGATGATCCGAATAAACCAATTTTTGTCTTCCATCATCAGCCTATTAAAGAGACCATTTACGGAAGCGAATGGGGCTTCACTGAAAATAGAGATCTATTTTACGATACGTTAAAACCATATCCGCAAGTAATTTCATTTTCTGGTCATACACATTATCCGCTAGATGACCCAAGGATCATTCATCAAAAAGACTTCACCTCTATTGGAACCTCTACAGGTGCCTACTTGTGGCTTGATAGTGGAAGAGTTCAAGGAGAGGTGCCAGAAGGAGCCGATATTCTCAATCAAGCTTTAGTTGTAGAGGTTCATAACAACAAAGTATTAATCAAACGTCGTGATATTCATAACGATGATTGGACTGGGGAGCCATTTGAAATTAGTTATCCTGCTGAGAAGAATAAATTTAAATATACAGAGGATCGAGACAATAAGGCTCCTTTCTTTACGAAAGATGCAATGATCTCTATCGATCATGAAAAGACAGCTGTTACAAGCTTAGCAATTATGTTGACTCAAGCTAAAGATAATCTTCTTGTACATGACTATCGAGTTGTAGCGAGAAATGCAGATACAGGGGAAGTAGTCAACAAGTTTCTAGCATTCTCAGAATTTTATAAAGATCCTGTGCCTAATCCTTTAACATTATCAGTTGGTGAATTAATGCCTAATACAACCTATCAGATTGAAGTATATGCTCTTGATGCATACGAAAATGTAAGCCATAATTCTTTAAAAGTATTAGGGAAAACGCTTGACGGTGAAGTAAAAGATGTAATGATTACGTTATCTAAGGATATATTGAAAGGAGTAGAAGATTCAGTAGAAGTTACGGTAGAAAATGCAAGAATTCCGAAAAGTGACTGGATTGGCTTATATGAAGTAAATGAAAAACCGGGAGATATCGCTGCCATTTGGTGGATGTATACCCAAACGACAAATGGAACCCTTTCATTTACTTTTAATGGAAGCAGTTCTTCAAGATACAAGGAAGGTTCGACTTATAAATTTGTCTATTTTTATGGAAGCGGATATGACGCTGTAGCTTCAAAAACATTCACTGTTGGCAGTTAG
- a CDS encoding Dph6-related ATP pyrophosphatase has translation MAELMDWKNSARGHKFIASFSGGKDSVLALYKAVKVGEAVGLIVMLEEEGKRSRSHGMPPELIHAQGKSIGLPIYTAAASWTDYEKVFMRLLENAKNLGAEVLVTGDLDMPAHGCWHEKVTKNAGLKLGMPLWEMNHREAVEEFINLGFVTIIVTVNLSLGMQEDDLGRTLTHEYVRELEARGIDPCGEGGEFHTTVIDGPIFKYPIPVRKGEITKDGEYAFLPLELDQMSDIDTL, from the coding sequence ATGGCAGAATTAATGGATTGGAAAAATAGTGCTCGCGGTCATAAATTTATAGCTTCTTTTAGCGGAGGAAAGGATAGTGTCTTAGCTCTATATAAAGCAGTGAAGGTTGGAGAAGCGGTTGGACTGATCGTCATGCTGGAGGAAGAAGGAAAACGTTCCAGATCCCATGGAATGCCTCCGGAACTCATACATGCCCAAGGTAAATCTATAGGTTTGCCAATATATACTGCAGCTGCAAGTTGGACAGATTATGAAAAAGTATTTATGCGCCTCTTAGAAAATGCTAAAAATTTAGGAGCAGAAGTGTTAGTAACTGGAGACTTAGATATGCCTGCTCATGGCTGTTGGCATGAAAAGGTTACGAAGAACGCTGGATTAAAGCTTGGGATGCCTTTATGGGAAATGAACCATCGTGAAGCTGTCGAAGAGTTCATAAATCTTGGATTTGTAACGATTATTGTAACTGTTAATTTATCATTAGGAATGCAAGAGGACGATTTAGGGCGAACGTTAACCCATGAATACGTGAGGGAGCTTGAAGCTCGTGGTATTGACCCCTGCGGAGAAGGTGGAGAATTCCATACCACAGTAATAGATGGGCCCATTTTTAAATATCCTATTCCAGTTCGTAAAGGTGAGATTACTAAGGACGGAGAATATGCTTTTTTGCCTTTGGAGCTAGATCAGATGTCGGATATAGATACCTTATAA